The proteins below come from a single Rhizobium sp. BT04 genomic window:
- a CDS encoding DUF6492 family protein has translation MIDSRIDAFMCVHSRDIEYFLEASLRSYQQHFPDKGNLTMVTDNPAALRAFLDAKGLMPGAAVTGDTDWLSASELELPGWFRQQIIKLRAFEFCRTEHFCNLGADTLLLRPIARTDLIDGREPVLYYSSHRLPDLHYRFEKKRLRNVAKILGVEPARSSRYVDFINDFFCFKREWLIALNDYIASKYGSKPYVELLKGLSASKDQTRFGEWTLYSVFLLDVMHQSPTMRDARGTYLTQIHSRLGLTVSRLDSKIVHLVQKSFDPNVIRRKLVKVNPGAAQIIGATAWADAGARPR, from the coding sequence ATGATCGATAGCCGTATCGACGCTTTCATGTGCGTCCATTCGCGGGACATCGAATATTTTCTCGAAGCGTCCCTGCGCTCCTACCAGCAGCATTTCCCCGACAAGGGAAACCTGACCATGGTCACCGACAACCCGGCGGCTTTAAGAGCCTTCCTCGACGCGAAGGGTCTCATGCCTGGCGCCGCCGTCACCGGCGACACAGACTGGCTTTCGGCCAGCGAACTGGAACTTCCGGGCTGGTTTCGGCAGCAGATCATCAAGCTGCGCGCCTTCGAATTCTGCCGGACCGAGCATTTCTGCAATCTCGGCGCGGATACACTGCTGCTGCGGCCCATCGCGAGGACCGATCTGATCGACGGGCGCGAGCCGGTTCTCTATTATTCCAGCCACAGGCTTCCCGATCTGCACTACCGTTTCGAGAAGAAACGGTTGCGCAATGTTGCAAAGATCCTCGGCGTCGAGCCGGCCCGGTCTTCTCGCTACGTCGATTTCATCAACGATTTCTTCTGCTTCAAGCGCGAATGGCTCATCGCGCTGAATGACTACATCGCGTCGAAATACGGCTCAAAACCCTATGTCGAGCTGCTCAAGGGTCTCAGTGCGTCAAAAGACCAGACACGGTTCGGGGAATGGACGCTCTATTCGGTCTTTCTGCTCGACGTGATGCACCAGTCGCCGACAATGCGCGATGCGCGCGGGACCTATCTGACGCAGATCCATAGCCGTCTCGGTCTCACCGTGAGCCGGCTGGACAGCAAGATCGTTCATCTCGTCCAGAAATCCTTCGACCCGAACGTGATACGGCGGAAGCTCGTGAAGGTGAACCCGGGCGCCGCTCAGATCATCGGCGCGACGGCATGGGCGGATGCAGGAGCTCGTCCCCGATGA
- a CDS encoding quinone oxidoreductase, which translates to MTDQIIWLNAPGDITQFHIEHHRCEPPGDGEIKIRHQAIGTNFLDVYQRRGIYPMPSYPAVIGAEAAGIVDDVGPGVSMFQKGDRVAYAGPPVGAYRSTRNIAAERAIKLPGAVSAKTAASSLLKGMTAYLLLKKTYDVRAGTQVLIHAAAGGLGSILVRWARSLDATVIGTVGSSEKAALAASYGADQLIVGRDADIVAEVKRLTNGIGVDVAYDGIGGDTLLKSIRSVRPFGMAVTIGQAAGAIPPVPVEELRPGKALCHPSIMAWCADIGQYREAALAAVRMMETGIVSQIGAEYRLADVAKAHEEMESGRSAGSILLIP; encoded by the coding sequence ATGACTGACCAGATCATATGGCTGAACGCCCCTGGTGACATCACCCAGTTCCATATCGAGCATCACCGTTGTGAGCCTCCCGGTGATGGCGAGATAAAAATCCGTCATCAGGCGATCGGAACCAACTTTCTCGACGTCTATCAGCGAAGGGGCATCTACCCCATGCCCTCCTACCCCGCGGTGATCGGTGCCGAGGCGGCGGGCATCGTCGACGATGTCGGTCCTGGTGTCTCCATGTTCCAAAAAGGTGACCGCGTTGCCTATGCCGGGCCTCCGGTTGGAGCCTATCGCTCCACGAGGAATATTGCCGCTGAAAGGGCGATCAAGCTTCCCGGTGCCGTTTCAGCAAAAACGGCAGCGAGTTCGCTGCTCAAAGGCATGACCGCCTACTTGCTGTTGAAAAAGACCTATGATGTGCGTGCAGGAACTCAGGTGCTGATCCATGCCGCAGCGGGCGGGCTTGGGAGCATCCTCGTTCGTTGGGCCAGATCGCTCGATGCCACGGTGATCGGGACGGTCGGCTCTTCCGAAAAGGCTGCACTCGCCGCATCTTATGGAGCCGATCAGCTTATTGTCGGACGAGACGCCGATATCGTCGCGGAAGTGAAACGCCTGACGAACGGGATTGGTGTCGACGTCGCCTATGACGGGATAGGCGGCGACACGCTTCTCAAGAGCATACGCTCTGTCCGCCCATTCGGCATGGCTGTCACCATCGGCCAGGCCGCCGGTGCTATCCCACCGGTGCCTGTCGAGGAACTTCGTCCGGGCAAGGCGCTCTGCCATCCGAGCATCATGGCCTGGTGCGCCGATATCGGACAGTATCGCGAGGCTGCTCTCGCTGCAGTCCGGATGATGGAAACAGGCATCGTTTCGCAGATCGGTGCCGAATATCGTTTGGCCGATGTTGCGAAGGCGCACGAAGAGATGGAATCCGGACGCTCGGCGGGCAGTATCCTGCTGATCCCTTGA
- a CDS encoding glycosyltransferase family 2 protein: MSTIEALESSHSSMPVQGPMFNLPRTSLVIPTLNEAENIKLLLPRIPTWVHEIIIVDGRSTDGTPDIARSMRDDVKIVLQPKKGKGIALRTGFEAASGDMIVMLDADGSMDPYEIILFVAALVAGADFVKGSRFMQGGGTSDMTVIRRFGNLGLTLLVRMLYGSSFSDLCYGYMGFWRRHVPLLRADCDGFEIETLINLRALKNNLKIMEVASFESERIYGVSNLRALPDGWRVLKTIFRERVSTPTGVQVLEQGIS; encoded by the coding sequence ATGTCTACAATCGAAGCTTTAGAATCATCGCATTCCTCGATGCCGGTCCAAGGTCCGATGTTCAATTTGCCAAGGACCTCACTCGTCATTCCGACCTTGAACGAAGCGGAAAACATTAAGCTGCTTTTGCCCCGCATACCGACATGGGTGCATGAAATTATCATCGTCGATGGGCGATCGACAGACGGAACGCCTGACATAGCGCGAAGCATGCGCGATGATGTCAAGATCGTACTTCAGCCTAAGAAGGGCAAAGGCATCGCATTGCGGACGGGCTTCGAAGCCGCATCTGGTGATATGATCGTGATGCTTGATGCTGACGGATCGATGGATCCCTACGAAATCATCCTGTTCGTCGCGGCTCTTGTTGCAGGTGCGGATTTCGTCAAGGGGTCGCGCTTTATGCAGGGTGGCGGCACCAGCGACATGACGGTCATCCGCCGTTTCGGCAATCTGGGCCTGACCCTCCTGGTCCGGATGCTCTATGGCAGCTCTTTTAGCGATCTGTGCTACGGCTACATGGGTTTTTGGAGACGGCATGTTCCCTTGCTGCGTGCCGATTGCGACGGCTTCGAAATTGAGACGCTGATCAATTTGCGGGCCTTGAAGAACAATCTCAAAATCATGGAAGTCGCGAGCTTTGAATCGGAGCGTATCTACGGCGTCAGCAATCTGCGTGCCCTTCCGGATGGCTGGCGCGTGCTGAAGACGATCTTCCGAGAACGCGTCAGTACGCCGACGGGCGTCCAAGTCCTCGAGCAGGGCATTTCCTGA
- a CDS encoding glycosyltransferase family 2 protein gives MDNFQHPVPGKLTTAIVICCYSDQRWDILNKAIEAAARQVPGADEIVVIVDHNPALALRLRAKRFETPVRIVENIHPPGLSGARNTGISVSRGEVILFLDDDAVSDRDLLATLVRQLEDPSVLGAVSAIRPLWETDRPSWFPDEFLWTLGCTYRGLHPGPVRNLIGASMCIRRYVFDHTGGFASGLGRTAKALPLGCEETELCIRATKALPHSRFVFEPSSGSDHAIPADRATWKYFLYRCWAEGLSKASLSLMAGSGEALASEKTYMTRTLPQGVMRGFADMLLGQPSGLLRAVALGAGLAATAAGFALGRTRAALTRPFTSIPARALEPVE, from the coding sequence ATGGATAATTTCCAGCACCCCGTGCCCGGCAAGCTCACGACGGCAATCGTCATCTGCTGCTATTCCGACCAGCGTTGGGACATTCTCAACAAAGCAATCGAGGCGGCAGCGCGCCAGGTCCCGGGCGCGGATGAGATCGTCGTCATCGTCGATCACAATCCGGCACTGGCGCTGCGTTTGCGCGCCAAGCGCTTCGAAACCCCGGTCAGGATCGTCGAGAACATTCATCCGCCCGGCCTCTCCGGCGCCCGCAACACCGGAATTTCTGTCAGCCGCGGCGAGGTCATCCTGTTTCTCGACGACGACGCCGTGTCGGATCGGGATTTGCTGGCGACCTTGGTGCGGCAACTCGAGGATCCCTCGGTTCTGGGCGCCGTGTCCGCTATCCGCCCGTTGTGGGAAACAGACCGTCCGTCCTGGTTTCCCGACGAATTCCTGTGGACCCTCGGCTGCACCTATCGCGGCCTTCATCCGGGGCCGGTGCGCAACCTCATCGGCGCGTCCATGTGCATCCGCCGCTACGTCTTCGATCATACGGGCGGTTTCGCTTCCGGCTTGGGCCGAACGGCCAAGGCTTTGCCGCTCGGATGCGAGGAAACTGAACTCTGCATCCGGGCAACCAAGGCTCTGCCACATAGCCGTTTCGTCTTCGAGCCATCGAGCGGCAGCGATCACGCCATACCCGCCGATCGCGCGACGTGGAAATATTTCCTTTATCGATGCTGGGCCGAAGGGCTTTCAAAGGCCAGCCTATCGTTGATGGCAGGCTCCGGCGAGGCGCTGGCGTCGGAAAAGACCTATATGACGAGGACGTTGCCCCAAGGGGTTATGCGGGGATTCGCTGATATGTTGCTCGGCCAGCCGAGCGGCCTTCTTCGCGCCGTCGCGCTGGGCGCCGGCCTGGCGGCCACTGCGGCCGGCTTCGCTCTCGGCCGGACCCGCGCTGCCCTCACGCGACCGTTCACCTCCATTCCTGCTCGCGCTCTCGAACCGGTGGAATAG
- a CDS encoding cellulase family glycosylhydrolase, protein MRRVHNFRNFAIGAAALALFWSAQVGSTDAQSSAQQSFVTTKEGGFLLNGKPFHVAGVNNHYLTFGSSGEVTRVLDDATAMGANVVRTFLQPVIGSLDGRVPTIWNSKSTADSSNLGTKGIYMMSWDPVTNKMVPNDGPDGLQKVDYLIAEAAKRKLKLILAFVDFWAYTGGAQQMNAWYGSSDKYTFFAADPRTRRDYKAWVRHVLSRVNTITGVRYSDDPTIFAWDLANEPDIHPKPLLHDWVSEMSAYVKSLAPKQLVTTGHGNMDQKLADMNIPSVDFGTWHGYPSYVKMSHSDFDARIREYCAIGRNIGKPVILEEFGIPRSDADQANAYGTWLNTIATSDCGGWVVWRLTSTQDSGLYPQDDYDKFDIHNDGSPAWQALRDAALKLQ, encoded by the coding sequence ATGAGACGTGTTCACAATTTCCGGAATTTCGCTATCGGCGCTGCGGCGCTGGCGCTTTTTTGGTCTGCTCAAGTCGGATCGACGGACGCGCAGTCATCTGCGCAGCAATCTTTCGTCACGACGAAAGAGGGGGGCTTCCTGCTGAACGGCAAGCCATTTCACGTCGCCGGCGTAAACAACCATTATCTGACATTTGGCTCGTCAGGCGAAGTCACCCGCGTGTTGGACGATGCCACGGCAATGGGTGCCAATGTGGTGCGCACCTTCCTACAACCGGTTATAGGGTCGCTCGATGGCCGGGTGCCGACGATCTGGAATTCAAAAAGCACGGCCGATTCCAGCAATCTGGGAACCAAGGGCATCTATATGATGAGTTGGGATCCGGTAACCAACAAGATGGTTCCCAACGACGGGCCTGACGGCCTGCAAAAGGTCGATTACCTCATCGCCGAAGCGGCGAAGCGCAAGCTTAAGCTGATCCTCGCATTCGTCGATTTCTGGGCCTACACGGGCGGTGCCCAGCAGATGAACGCCTGGTACGGGAGTTCGGACAAATACACCTTTTTTGCCGCTGATCCGCGAACCCGACGCGATTATAAGGCATGGGTCCGGCACGTTCTGTCGCGCGTCAACACGATTACCGGTGTCCGCTATTCCGATGACCCCACCATATTTGCCTGGGATCTGGCCAACGAACCAGACATCCATCCCAAACCGCTCCTTCATGACTGGGTCTCGGAAATGTCAGCCTATGTCAAATCCCTGGCACCGAAACAGCTCGTAACGACGGGCCATGGGAACATGGATCAGAAGCTGGCGGATATGAACATTCCGAGCGTCGATTTCGGCACGTGGCATGGCTACCCATCCTACGTCAAAATGAGCCATTCCGATTTCGATGCCCGCATTCGCGAATACTGCGCGATCGGGCGAAATATCGGAAAACCGGTGATCCTGGAGGAGTTTGGAATTCCGCGATCCGATGCCGATCAGGCAAACGCCTATGGAACGTGGCTGAACACGATCGCCACCTCGGATTGCGGAGGCTGGGTGGTCTGGCGGCTCACCAGCACCCAGGACTCGGGCCTCTATCCCCAGGACGACTACGACAAATTCGACATCCATAACGATGGAAGCCCTGCTTGGCAGGCTCTGCGCGACGCCGCCCTCAAGCTTCAATAA
- a CDS encoding LysR family transcriptional regulator — translation MIGREFTKIDWDDLRHFLALAQSGTLLGAAKQLGVEHATISRRISSLEASLGRKLIDRRGRRIMLTADGEQVAKRAALVATQTAAIEQLGRSSATELHGHVRISAPPALSSVFLAEPIAAVRRDHPGVQITLVGEKRLASLNRREADIAVRMSRPEDGDYAIVKLGETSFHLYASKTYLETVPPSDWTFIGYDETMNTSPQQLRLIELAAGRPIAVRSSVLEFQAATASLGAGVVMLPDFAALESAGLQRIETERPLTREVWLVVHSDIKDVPSVRVVVDALKNALGKSSAQLAGGAPQARKIRRVDRPG, via the coding sequence ATGATTGGGAGAGAATTCACAAAGATCGACTGGGACGACCTTCGGCATTTCCTGGCGCTCGCGCAGTCCGGAACGTTGCTTGGCGCCGCAAAGCAGCTCGGCGTCGAACACGCGACGATCAGTCGGCGCATTTCGTCGCTTGAAGCCAGCCTGGGTCGCAAGCTCATAGACCGCCGCGGACGGCGCATCATGTTGACCGCGGACGGAGAGCAGGTTGCCAAGCGCGCAGCTCTTGTCGCGACGCAGACTGCGGCAATCGAGCAGCTTGGTCGCAGCAGCGCCACGGAATTGCATGGCCATGTGAGGATCAGCGCGCCTCCCGCTCTCTCAAGCGTGTTCCTGGCAGAGCCGATCGCGGCCGTCAGGCGAGACCATCCCGGTGTTCAGATCACGCTCGTCGGAGAAAAGCGCCTCGCGTCCCTGAACAGACGAGAGGCGGATATCGCCGTACGAATGTCGCGTCCCGAGGACGGCGATTACGCCATCGTCAAGCTCGGTGAGACAAGCTTTCATCTCTACGCATCAAAGACCTATCTCGAAACGGTTCCGCCGTCGGACTGGACCTTCATCGGTTACGACGAAACCATGAACACCTCGCCGCAACAGCTGCGGCTGATCGAACTGGCCGCCGGCCGGCCGATCGCCGTGAGGTCATCCGTTCTGGAGTTTCAGGCCGCAACCGCAAGCCTTGGCGCCGGTGTCGTCATGCTCCCCGATTTTGCCGCCCTGGAGTCCGCTGGTCTCCAGCGCATTGAGACCGAACGGCCTTTGACAAGAGAGGTCTGGCTGGTTGTCCATTCTGATATCAAAGACGTCCCTTCCGTCCGCGTCGTCGTCGATGCGCTGAAGAATGCTCTGGGGAAGTCGTCCGCTCAGTTGGCCGGTGGTGCGCCGCAAGCTCGGAAGATCCGGCGAGTTGACAGACCCGGGTGA
- a CDS encoding DegQ family serine endoprotease has translation MSHILRKHRAAALVGAAIIAGAACLPFAINASNAIAAPADAGGILAASGSFASIVDADKPAVVTITTTMKATDVSAGEQDSPMDEQFRQFFEDQGIPLPRQAPKNRPSQQAMALGSGFIISPDGVIVTNNHVIDNAVDIKVMLDDGTELPAKLIGTDPKSDVAVVKIQAPKPLQTIAWGDSDRLKLGDQILAIGNPFGIGTTVTAGIVSARGRDLHSGPYDDFIQIDAPINHGNSGGPLVDRSGNVVGINTAIYSPNGGSVGVGFAIPSDEAKAIVAKLEKDGSIDHGYLGVQIQPVTRDVADAVGLDKTGGALVAAVTADTPAAHAGVKPGDIITSVGGETVKTPKDLSRLVADLSPGAQKSLGVWRDGKTIDLNVTVGGNEDGQKQAAVESPDTQGQSSGQPSLGIGLADLTPDMRQQLNLPRAVSGAVVASVNPDKSAAAAGIQPGDVIVSVNDRPVHNTRDAKTAIADAGKSGRKSVLLLVERDGSKTFVAVPFTAA, from the coding sequence ATGTCACACATCCTCCGCAAACATCGCGCCGCAGCCCTGGTCGGGGCCGCCATCATCGCCGGCGCGGCATGCCTGCCGTTCGCCATCAACGCCTCCAACGCCATCGCCGCACCCGCCGATGCCGGCGGCATTCTCGCAGCCAGCGGCTCCTTCGCGTCGATCGTCGACGCCGACAAGCCTGCCGTCGTCACCATCACCACGACGATGAAGGCAACCGATGTCAGCGCCGGAGAGCAGGATTCGCCGATGGACGAGCAGTTCCGCCAGTTCTTCGAGGATCAGGGCATCCCGCTGCCGCGCCAGGCCCCGAAAAACCGGCCGTCGCAGCAGGCCATGGCGCTCGGCTCCGGCTTCATCATCAGCCCGGACGGCGTGATCGTCACCAACAACCATGTCATCGACAATGCCGTCGACATCAAGGTGATGCTCGACGACGGCACCGAACTGCCGGCCAAGCTGATCGGCACCGACCCGAAATCCGATGTCGCCGTCGTCAAGATCCAGGCGCCGAAACCGCTGCAGACCATTGCCTGGGGCGATTCCGACCGGCTGAAGCTCGGCGACCAGATCCTGGCGATCGGCAACCCCTTCGGCATCGGCACCACGGTGACGGCGGGCATCGTCTCGGCGCGCGGCCGCGACCTGCACAGCGGACCCTATGACGACTTCATCCAGATCGACGCGCCGATCAACCACGGCAACTCCGGCGGGCCGCTCGTCGACCGCAGCGGCAATGTCGTCGGCATCAACACCGCGATCTATTCGCCGAACGGCGGCAGCGTCGGCGTCGGTTTCGCCATTCCTTCCGACGAGGCCAAGGCGATCGTCGCCAAGCTTGAGAAGGACGGTTCGATCGATCACGGTTATCTCGGCGTGCAGATCCAGCCGGTCACCCGGGATGTCGCCGATGCCGTCGGCCTCGATAAAACAGGCGGCGCGCTGGTTGCCGCCGTCACCGCCGATACGCCGGCGGCGCATGCCGGTGTGAAGCCGGGCGATATCATCACATCGGTCGGCGGCGAGACCGTCAAGACGCCGAAGGACCTGTCGCGGCTGGTGGCCGACCTTTCGCCGGGGGCCCAAAAGTCCCTCGGCGTCTGGCGCGACGGCAAGACGATCGATCTCAATGTCACCGTCGGCGGCAATGAGGACGGCCAGAAACAGGCCGCCGTCGAAAGCCCCGACACTCAAGGCCAGAGCAGCGGCCAGCCGAGCCTCGGCATCGGCCTTGCCGATCTGACGCCCGACATGCGCCAGCAGCTCAACCTGCCGCGCGCCGTCAGCGGTGCGGTGGTCGCCAGCGTCAATCCGGATAAGTCGGCGGCTGCCGCCGGCATCCAGCCGGGCGATGTCATCGTCTCGGTCAACGACAGGCCGGTCCACAACACCCGCGACGCCAAGACCGCAATTGCCGACGCCGGCAAATCAGGCCGCAAATCGGTGCTGCTGCTCGTCGAACGCGACGGCAGCAAGACCTTCGTCGCCGTGCCATTCACCGCGGCCTGA
- a CDS encoding polysaccharide biosynthesis/export family protein, producing MVFAVIVPLTSAAEELPAPTESVSVVTSGETSARQPQLLRDGLRSGDKLNLAFYESLASVEDRWTGSRGTVPWNFYQRPELTGEYVVEADGTISLPLLGRFPVRGLPPADVEAIILPSYESLVGRKGFVSIVKIEHQPVYITGPVRNPGSFRYVDGMTVLHAVAQAGGMAAKSIEPWQSVEITRQIERLKAELADLKRLASRTEVLRAKRDSVQIASIGTPVLGPDPDAQRLLDDETWQRQLVTTSKDAQSSAYAQSVVNAQADLDLRQARVGNYDATIRVRQDRLASIENLAKNKLVTSIELTRAQSELTESEDRKQQAVIDVESAKQRLAAAKQDVERDRIERKIEIEKSAADAERGLSTALKTTESDLEIFRSMVSSNDTADVEFEIVRPGPNGVIVEPATEETVLQPGDLIKVH from the coding sequence ATGGTATTTGCAGTAATTGTTCCATTGACGTCAGCAGCGGAAGAGTTGCCTGCGCCCACGGAATCTGTCTCGGTTGTGACATCTGGTGAGACTTCGGCCCGGCAGCCTCAATTGTTGCGTGACGGTCTTCGCTCAGGCGATAAATTGAATCTCGCATTTTACGAAAGCTTGGCCTCCGTCGAAGATCGCTGGACGGGCTCACGGGGCACGGTTCCCTGGAACTTTTACCAGCGGCCCGAGCTCACCGGCGAATACGTCGTTGAAGCGGACGGAACGATTTCGCTTCCGCTTTTGGGACGCTTCCCGGTTCGAGGGCTTCCTCCGGCGGATGTGGAGGCGATAATTCTTCCTTCGTACGAAAGCTTGGTCGGCAGAAAGGGGTTCGTGAGTATCGTCAAGATTGAGCACCAGCCTGTTTATATTACCGGCCCGGTTCGTAATCCCGGCTCGTTTCGATATGTTGACGGCATGACTGTTCTGCATGCCGTTGCGCAAGCGGGTGGCATGGCGGCGAAGAGTATCGAGCCATGGCAGAGCGTGGAAATTACACGCCAGATCGAGCGGTTGAAGGCTGAGTTGGCCGATCTGAAGCGGCTTGCGTCGCGAACCGAGGTGCTCAGGGCGAAGCGCGATTCCGTGCAAATTGCCAGCATTGGGACACCTGTTCTTGGTCCCGATCCCGATGCCCAACGGTTGCTGGATGATGAGACATGGCAGCGCCAATTGGTAACGACGAGCAAGGATGCGCAGAGCAGTGCTTACGCACAATCTGTTGTCAATGCTCAGGCCGATCTCGATCTGCGTCAGGCACGCGTCGGCAATTATGACGCCACCATTCGGGTCCGTCAGGATCGGCTGGCAAGTATCGAGAATTTGGCCAAAAACAAACTTGTCACCAGCATTGAGTTGACCCGGGCTCAGAGCGAACTGACCGAGTCGGAAGATCGAAAGCAGCAAGCCGTCATCGATGTCGAGAGCGCAAAGCAACGGCTGGCGGCAGCGAAACAGGACGTTGAGCGCGATCGTATCGAACGCAAGATCGAGATCGAAAAGTCGGCAGCGGATGCCGAAAGAGGCCTATCCACGGCGTTGAAGACGACCGAGAGCGATCTTGAAATTTTTCGGTCCATGGTATCGTCGAATGATACCGCTGATGTTGAATTCGAAATCGTCCGGCCTGGACCGAATGGTGTCATCGTCGAACCTGCGACCGAAGAAACGGTCTTACAGCCTGGCGATCTGATCAAAGTACATTGA
- a CDS encoding LacI family DNA-binding transcriptional regulator produces the protein MTNSVGPGRKARRGTQVKLSDVAKKVGVSPITISRALRNPQIVSEDLREVILRTVDEMGYIPNLAARALAGRHNGVVGVITPALHQYGFTGLMIGIEERFRDTEFTVQYSNTLRHAEGEAGLLKSFLTQKPAGVIIVGAESYRNLLPLIDSAACPIAHITDLSQEPQTLVVGLDHYTAGVEPTRFLLSRGYKRIAFMGRGADVRSRRRIEGYEAVMREAGHFDPDLIIGGEAASRTGLGRELFSRLLQRVPDVDAVFAQSDEMALGVLIECKERGIRVPEDLGVCGFNDLEFSAFIEPSLTTVHIPRYDIGYRVADMLLRAVRDEPPDEDKADLGFSIIARGSTR, from the coding sequence ATGACCAATTCAGTGGGGCCGGGGCGGAAGGCCAGGCGCGGCACGCAGGTGAAACTGAGCGATGTTGCGAAAAAGGTGGGCGTCAGCCCCATCACCATCTCGCGCGCGCTTCGCAATCCTCAGATCGTCTCGGAGGATCTTCGCGAGGTGATCCTGCGCACGGTCGACGAGATGGGCTATATTCCCAATCTTGCTGCCCGGGCGCTGGCCGGCCGCCACAACGGCGTCGTCGGCGTCATCACCCCCGCCTTGCACCAGTACGGCTTCACCGGCCTGATGATCGGGATCGAGGAACGCTTCCGCGACACCGAATTCACCGTGCAATATTCCAATACGCTGCGCCATGCCGAGGGCGAGGCCGGCCTGCTGAAATCCTTCCTGACGCAGAAACCGGCCGGCGTCATCATCGTCGGCGCCGAATCCTATCGTAATCTTCTGCCGCTGATCGACAGCGCCGCCTGTCCGATCGCCCATATCACCGATCTCAGCCAGGAGCCGCAAACGCTGGTCGTCGGCCTCGATCACTATACGGCAGGCGTCGAACCCACCCGTTTCCTGTTGTCGAGAGGCTACAAGCGGATCGCTTTCATGGGCCGCGGCGCCGATGTCCGCTCGCGCCGGCGCATCGAAGGTTATGAGGCGGTGATGCGGGAGGCCGGGCATTTCGACCCCGATCTCATCATCGGCGGGGAGGCGGCAAGCCGCACCGGCCTCGGCAGGGAGCTGTTTTCCCGCCTGTTGCAGCGCGTGCCCGATGTCGATGCCGTCTTTGCCCAGAGCGACGAAATGGCGCTCGGCGTCCTCATCGAATGCAAGGAGCGCGGCATCCGCGTGCCGGAGGATCTCGGCGTCTGCGGTTTCAACGATCTGGAATTTTCGGCCTTCATCGAGCCGTCGCTGACGACGGTGCATATACCGCGCTACGATATCGGCTACCGCGTCGCCGACATGCTGCTGCGCGCCGTCCGCGACGAGCCCCCCGACGAGGACAAGGCCGACCTCGGCTTCTCCATCATAGCGCGCGGTTCGACGCGGTAG
- a CDS encoding glycosyltransferase family 4 protein yields the protein MMRILMLSARYLPFAGGTETHVSEVAIRLVRKGHTVTVLTGNPDGLLPPTETRDGVQIVRLKTFPRGRDWCFAPGVFRAVAEGDWDLMHVQGYHTFLAPLGMAAASREGLPFVVTFHSGGHSSRFRSSIRRFQHRMLAPLAARAAQLIGVSRFEADLFSRNMAIERDRFIVIPNGARLPETSGRRPAPPHDRPLIVSLGRLERYKGHHRALAAFSVLATKIPDMRLRILGEGPYEAKLRQQVAELGLGNRVEIGAIPPTDRSAMAALLSSAALVVLLSDYEAHPVAVMEALSVKAPVLTTDTSGFRELAEEGLVRSVPLNASPAFTAREMLAAMDAGPISIETRLPDWDDCTDRLLMVYRRVLSHPQPELRTGPALLGDLKHDDRC from the coding sequence ATGATGCGCATTTTGATGCTCAGCGCGAGATACCTGCCTTTTGCCGGAGGAACGGAAACCCATGTAAGCGAGGTCGCAATCCGGCTCGTGCGCAAGGGGCATACGGTGACGGTATTGACGGGCAATCCCGACGGCCTTCTTCCGCCTACGGAAACCCGAGACGGCGTGCAGATTGTCAGGCTGAAGACGTTTCCCCGTGGGCGGGATTGGTGCTTCGCCCCCGGCGTCTTCAGGGCGGTCGCCGAAGGTGATTGGGACCTGATGCATGTTCAGGGCTACCACACCTTTCTGGCACCGCTGGGAATGGCCGCCGCATCGCGCGAGGGGCTTCCTTTCGTGGTCACCTTTCACAGCGGTGGCCATTCGTCACGATTTCGGTCCTCGATCCGGCGCTTCCAACATAGAATGCTTGCGCCTCTGGCTGCCAGGGCAGCGCAACTCATTGGTGTGTCGCGGTTCGAAGCCGATCTATTCAGCCGGAATATGGCAATCGAGCGAGACCGGTTCATCGTTATCCCCAATGGCGCGCGCCTGCCCGAAACGTCCGGGCGGCGGCCGGCTCCACCTCACGACAGGCCGCTGATTGTCTCGCTCGGCAGGCTGGAGCGTTATAAAGGTCATCATCGCGCGCTTGCTGCATTTAGTGTGCTGGCAACAAAAATCCCTGATATGCGCCTTCGGATCCTGGGAGAGGGGCCCTATGAGGCGAAGCTGCGTCAGCAGGTGGCCGAACTCGGGCTCGGCAACCGTGTCGAGATCGGGGCAATTCCGCCGACCGACCGGTCCGCAATGGCCGCTCTTTTGTCTTCGGCCGCTCTGGTCGTGCTCCTCAGCGATTATGAAGCTCATCCCGTGGCGGTTATGGAGGCGCTTTCGGTCAAGGCTCCCGTACTGACCACCGACACATCCGGCTTTCGGGAGCTGGCTGAGGAGGGCCTCGTGCGATCCGTTCCGCTCAACGCTTCGCCAGCCTTCACCGCGCGTGAAATGCTCGCTGCCATGGACGCGGGGCCGATCTCAATCGAGACGAGGTTGCCGGACTGGGACGATTGCACGGACCGGCTGCTGATGGTGTACAGACGCGTACTTTCGCATCCGCAGCCTGAACTGCGAACCGGTCCAGCACTGCTTGGAGATTTGAAGCACGATGACCGTTGTTAA